GGACCAGCTCCTGCTCGATCTCCCGCTCCAGGTAGAAGCGGCGGTCCTCGTCCATGACGTCCCACTTGTTGTAGGCGATGACCAGGGCACGGCCCGCCTCGACCGCCATGGTGATGATGCGGGTGTCCTGCACGCTGATCGGCTCGTTCACGTCGATCAGGACGACCGCGGCCTCGGCCTTCTCCAGCGCCGCCGCGGTGCGCAGCGACGCGTAGTAGTCCGCCCCGTCCACGAGGTGCACCCGCCGCCTGATGCCGGCCGTGTCGACGAACCGCCAGGTCTTGCCGCCCAGTTCGATCAGCTCGTCGACCGGGTCCCTCGTGGTGCCGGCCGTCGGGTCGACGACGACCCGCTCCTCGCGCGCCAGCTTGTTCAGCATGGACGACTTGCCGACGTTCGGACGGCCGATGAGCGCGATGCGCCGCGGCCCGCCCAGCGTCTGGCCGAACGTCTCGGCCGGCGCGTCCGGCATCACTTCGAGCACCGCGTCGAGCATGTCGCCCGTGCCGCGGCCGTGCAGCGCCGACACGGGGTGCGGCTCGCCGAGCCCGAGCGACCACAGGTAGGTGGCCTCCGCCTCCATCGAGAAGCCGTCGACCTTGTTCGCGCACAGCACGACGGGCTTGCCCGCGCGGCGCAGCAGCTTCACGACCGCCTCGTCGTCGTCGGTCGCGCCGACCGTGGCGTCCACCACCAGGATCACGGCGTCGGCCGTTTCGATGGCGAACTCGGCCTGGGCGGCGACCGAGGCCTGGATGCCGAGCACGTCCTGCTCCCAGCCGCCGGTGTCGACCACCTTGAAGCGGCGCCCGGCCCACTCGGCCTCGTAGGTGACGCGGTCCCTGGTGACGCCGGGACGGTCCTCGACAACGGCCTCGCGGCGGCCGAGGATGCGGTTGACCAGGGTCGACTTGCCGACGTTCGGCCGTCCGACGACCGCGAGCACGGGCAGCGGCCCGGCCGCGGCGGCTGCGAGGTCGCCCTCAAGCTCCTCGGCGTCGAATCCCTGCTCCCTGGCGAGTTCCATGAACTCCGCGTACTCGGCGTCGCCGATCGCGCCGCCGGCGTCCGGCCCGCTCTGCTGGTTCTGGTCGTTCATGGGGTTCTTACCTCGTCCGTGTCCGTTGGTGGGTGCGCGGTCGGCGCCCGTCCCGCGCGCGGTCGGTGCCGCGCCGTGCGTCGCGCAGATGGCCGGTCAGGCGCTCCCCGAGCGTGGCCGTGGCCTCGTCAAGAGCCGTCCTGGTGCGCCGGGTACCGCTCAGGGTGAACGGATCGCCGAAGACCACGTCGATACGGGAACGCGCGGCGGGCAGCGCCGTTATCACCCGGCCGCGCCGTTCGCCGCTGCCGAGCACGGCCACCGGCACCACCGGGGCCGCCGAGCGCAGCGCGAACCACGCGAGGCCGGACCGCAGCGCGGCGAAGTCCCCCGCCCCGCGCCTGCCCTCGGGGAAGATGCCGAGCACGCCGCCCGCGTCGAGCACCGCGAGGGCCGAGGAGACGGCCGCCCGGTCGGTGCCCGCCCGGTCGAGCGGGATCTGCCCGATGCCGCGCAGGAACGTGCCCAGCGGGCCGGCGAACGCCTCGCGCTTGACCAGGAAGTGCACCGGCCGCGGCGCGGTCCCCATCAGCACGGGCCCGTCCACGTTGTGCGCGTGATTGACGGC
Above is a genomic segment from Streptomyces marincola containing:
- a CDS encoding lysophospholipid acyltransferase family protein is translated as MTGPGARGAAAGRRLSAGVVHAVWRPRVLGAWRVPPGGPVILAVNHAHNVDGPVLMGTAPRPVHFLVKREAFAGPLGTFLRGIGQIPLDRAGTDRAAVSSALAVLDAGGVLGIFPEGRRGAGDFAALRSGLAWFALRSAAPVVPVAVLGSGERRGRVITALPAARSRIDVVFGDPFTLSGTRRTRTALDEATATLGERLTGHLRDARRGTDRARDGRRPRTHQRTRTR
- the der gene encoding ribosome biogenesis GTPase Der; protein product: MNDQNQQSGPDAGGAIGDAEYAEFMELAREQGFDAEELEGDLAAAAAGPLPVLAVVGRPNVGKSTLVNRILGRREAVVEDRPGVTRDRVTYEAEWAGRRFKVVDTGGWEQDVLGIQASVAAQAEFAIETADAVILVVDATVGATDDDEAVVKLLRRAGKPVVLCANKVDGFSMEAEATYLWSLGLGEPHPVSALHGRGTGDMLDAVLEVMPDAPAETFGQTLGGPRRIALIGRPNVGKSSMLNKLAREERVVVDPTAGTTRDPVDELIELGGKTWRFVDTAGIRRRVHLVDGADYYASLRTAAALEKAEAAVVLIDVNEPISVQDTRIITMAVEAGRALVIAYNKWDVMDEDRRFYLEREIEQELVQVQWAPRVNVSARTGRHLEKLVPAVETALASWESRVPTGKLNGFLGQLVASHPHPVRGGKQPRILFGTQAGTRPPRFVLFASGFLEAQYRRFIERRLREEFGFEGTPIQVSVRVREKRGRRS